One genomic region from Balaenoptera acutorostrata chromosome 1, mBalAcu1.1, whole genome shotgun sequence encodes:
- the TEX35 gene encoding testis-expressed protein 35, with the protein MSAKRAELKKTNLNKNYKAVCLELKPELIRTYDYKEAKQEGPFTKPGGTKELKNELRKVREELKEKMEEIKQIKDVMDKDFEKLYEFVEIMKEMQKDMDEKLDVLINIQKNSKLGVRLRRGPKEQQELRLIGKTDTDPQIRLKKMDGADGAPLALHKKMMALQQPKKDPMGSLHQCDTCCEKCLLCAPKNNYNQGQLPYQAWASFSPLASGPAF; encoded by the exons ATGTCGGCCAAGAGGGCAGAactgaagaaaacaaacctg AACAAGAACTACAAGGCAGTTTGCCTGGAATTGAAGCCAGAGCTGATCAGA ACATATGACTACAAAGAAGCTAAACAAGAAGGGCCATTTACCAAACCAGGAGGGACAAAGGAGCTAAAG aATGAACTCAGGAAGGTGAGGGAAGAGCTCAAGGAAAAAATGGAGGAGATAAAACAG ATAAAAGATGTAATGGACAAGGATTTTGAAAAACTCTATGAATTTGTGGAGATTATGAAG GAAATGCAAAAGGATATGGATGAGAAGTTGGatgttttaataaatatacaGAAGAACAGCAAGCTGGGAGT ACGTCTCAGGAGAGGACCAAAGGAGCAGCAAGAACTCAGGCTGATAGGAAAGACGGACACAGACCCACAGATCCGGCTCAAGAAAATGGATGGAGCTGATGGAGCGCCACTCGCCCTTCACAAAAAGATGATGGCACTACAACAACCAAAAAAGGATCCAATGGGGTCCCTTCACCAATGTGATACCTGCTGT GAGAAATGTTTGTTGTGTGCCCCAAAGAACAACTACAATCAGGG GCAACTTCCATACCAGGCCTGGGCATCCTTTTCACCCTTGGCATCTGGACCTGCTTTCTGA